In the Enterococcus rotai genome, AATATGAATAAAAATGTTTTAAGAAAAATAGGGCTAACCTCCCTATTTTTCTTACTTACGCTTGGCGGATGCCAAAAGACAACTGCACTAAAAACAGAAGAGTATGATCTAGCTATTATTGATTCAAAAAACATCACAACCTTTCTTGAAAAAGACGATAAACTAGAAAAAGTGGAACAACTTAAACGAACAGATGGAAATCTAAATTTTTGGCGTAATAATTTTTGGAAAATGGATGATCATTACTACACAAAAACCTCTGAAAATCCCAAACTTGAAGTATCCTTAGCAAAAATTGGTCGTGACTTATCCATTGACCTTGTCAAAGCAGAAGGAAATGATGCCTATACTTCAAATGTAGACGGAGAATTTTTTTATACTACCGCCTGTTTTAGTGATCGAACTGAATTTTATAAATATGATAAGAACCTGAAACTACAGTTGAAAAAGGAACTCCGCAAAAAAGAAAGTATCCTAACCAATCAGTTGATCCCTCTAGGAGAGTATCTCTACGTTTTATGTGGCTACACTAACCCTGATGACGGATCAAGCAAAAATATGTTAGTGAAAATGACAAAGGAATTTGAAGTGATCGAAGAAACAAATTTAGGTGATGAAACAAGTGCATACATGAGAATGGTTCATTTTCAAAATAAACTTTATATTACAGAAGCCAATACTAGTGTGAGTGCAACTGGTGAACCAGGAGAAGCAAATCGTGTACTTGTATATGACCTAGCAACAAAAAATAAAGCGTATCTCACTTTGACTTATCCTTATCCGATGGAAATATATGTAGACGAGCCAAACGAAAACCTAATCATTCGTCACTATGAGCTCTATGTAAAAAGCTATACATGGACCGTTTATAACTTGAAAGACCAAACAGAATCGTTCATTCATTTCCCTGAATACGAAAAGTTGGAACAAGAAAAACATATAAATCCTCCATTTTTCACTCAGGATAGTGGTTATTACTATTTTATGTTCGATGATCAACTCACCAAATATGATCCTAAAACGAATACACCGATCAAACTAGACTTATCAGCTTATGACTTTGAAGATACAAGTGCTTTGATTATGAATAAATAAGAATACACACCAAAACTCTACTTTAACCACTCAGTAGGGTTTTGTTGTTTTATGAAAGATGCTATAATAAGCACAGAAATAAATGTTGGCTTTGGTGGAGGAACCGATGGACGATAAAATGAATTATTACCCCATTTCGCGGAAGGAATGGCAGGGCTTCTATCATAACGGCAAAGCGCCGCTGACAGAAGAAGAATTAGAAGATATCAAAGGCTTTAATGATCAAATTTCATTGCAGGATGTGCAGGACATTTACGTGCCACTGACCCATCTGATTCATTTATATATGAAAGAATTTGAGTCTTTAACTGTTAGCAAAGGGCTGTTTTTGCATGAATATGTGCCTGTTCCGCCTTTTATCATCGGGATCGCTGGTAGTGTGGCTGTTGGGAAAAGTACCACCGCTCGCTTACTGCAGCTGATTTTATCCAGAACCTTTAAACGCCGCAATGTCCAACTGATCACGACGGACGGCTTTTTGTATCCGAATAAGGTTTTAGAAGCCAAAGGCATTATGGATCGGAAGGGATTTCCAGAAAGCTATGACATGGAAAAGTTGATCGATTTTTTAAACCAAGTCAAAAATAGCCAAGAAGAAATCAAAGCACCACTTTATTCTCATAGTGTCTATGATATTATTGAAGGCGAATATGAAGTAATCCAACAACCAGATATTCTGATCGTTGAAGGAATCAATACACTGCAATTACCAGCCAATCAGCAGATTTACGTCAGCGACTTCTTTGACTTTTCAGTCTTTGTAGATGCAGAACCGAAGCTGATCGAAAAATGGTACCTTGAACGATTTGGCGCCTTACTCGATACGGCCTTTCTTGATCCAGATAACTATTATTATCAATATGCGATCGGAAATCGTGACGATGCCTTTGCGATGGCAAAAGAAGTTTGGAAAACGGTGAACTTGAAAAACTTAGAGGAATATATCTTGCCAACTCGAGGCAGAGCGGATATTATACTTCATAAGACTGAAAATCATATTATTGATGAGATATTTATGCGGAAGTATTAATTCGTGAAGCTAGATCTCAAAACAACACTTAACTTGATTCTAAAAAGGTCAAAAATTTCTTTTTGACCTTTTATTAGATAAATCTAAATGGATAGGGGTAATAAATGTGACCAATGTTGCCGATTTGACAACTGTCGAAAAAATTATTGTTTTAGACTTTGGTAGTCAATATAACCAATTGATTACTCGACGTATTCGTGAATTTGGCGTGTTCTCAGAATTATTGAGCCACCGAATCACAGCGGATGAAATTCGCGAAATGGCACCAAAGGGAATTATTTTCTCTGGTGGCCCAAATAGTGTTTATGATGAAAATGCGTTTAGTATCGATCCTGAAATTTATGAATTAGGCATTCCAATTCTAGGGATTTGTTACGGTATGCAACTGATGATGCATAATTTAGGCGGAAAAGTTGAGCCTGCTGGTAACCGTGAATATGGTAAGTCAGAGCTATCACTTTTGATTCCTGATTCACCTATTTTTAAAGGAACACCTGAAAAACAAATCGCTTGGATGAGTCATGGTGACCTAGTCGCTGCTATCCCTGATAGCTTTGAAACGGTGGCAACTAGCGCAGATTGTCCGTTTGCAGCAGTTCAAAATACAGACCGCAACCTTTACGGTGTGCAATTCCATCCAGAAGTACGTCATTCTGAATATGGTAACGACTTATTGCGTCACTTTACGTTTGATATTTGTCATTGCGAAGGCGACTGGACAATGGGCAACTTCATCGAAATGGAAATCAACAAAATCCGCGAACAAGTCGGCGATAAAAAAGTCCTTCTTGGCCTTTCAGGCGGCGTAGATTCAAGCGTTGTTGGTGTGCTGTTACAAAAAGCCATCGGCGACCAATTGACATGTATCTTTGTAGATCATGGTTTATTGCGCAAAGGTGAAGCAGAACAAGTAATGGATAGTTTAGGTGGGAAATTTGGCTTAAACATCATTAAAGTAGATGCGAAAGATCGTTTCTTAGATAAATTAGCTGGTGTTTCTGATCCAGAGAAAAAACGTAAAATCATTGGGAACGAATTCGTTTATCTTTTCGATGATGAAGCGACAAAACTTGATGGCATCGACTTCCTAGCACAAGGAACTCTTTATACAGATATCGTAGAAAGCGGAACTGAAACAGCGCAAACGATCAAATCTCACCATAACGTGGGCGGATTGCCGGAAGATATGCAATTTGAATTGATTGAACCGTTGAATACGTTATTTAAAGATGAAGTTCGTGCATTAGGTATCGAATTAGGCATGCCAGAAGCGTTAGTTTGGCGCCAACCATTCCCTGGTCCTGGTTTAGGGATTCGTGTGCTTGGTGAAATTACTGAAGAAAAATTAGAAATCGTGCGTGATTCTGATGCGATTTTACGTGAAGAGATCGCCAATGCTGGTTTAGATCGTGATATTTGGCAGTACTTTACTGTGTTACCTGGCATCCGTAGTGTGGGTGTTATGGGTGATGGTCGTACGTATGATTATACTGTGGGTATTCGTGCAGTAACTTCGATTGATGGGATGACAGCGGACTTTGCTAGAATTCCTTGGGATGTGTTGCAGAAGATTTCTGTGAGAATCGTGAATGAAGTGGATCATGTGAATCGGATTGTTTATGATATTACGAGTAAGCCACCTGCTACTGTTGAGTGGGAGTAAAGTAAATATATCACTTGATGTGTAAACGTTTATTTAACAGGATTTGACAGATTATAAAATGGATCGAAATGTAATGAATTGATATAGTTTCCCGCCAAAATTCCGCCAAGAATTTTGGTGGGATTTTTTGTTGTGAGAGAAAATATTTTATTGAAATTAGTCATTTACTCAAATATTGTTATTAAATCAAAAATTTGATATAATTAATGCACGAGATTCAATCAGAATTTCCCTGAATTTTTTTGTTGGATATTAATTATTCAACGTATGTAATTTGAAACCCATAGCTATTTTTGCCAAGCGTATTCATGTTCATATGTATGCGTTATTTCTTTAATACGTGTTCTCCTATACAGTAATTTGCGATAGAAGTATGATATTGTTTAGTAGCAATAAACTGGTACCCTATAGGGCGTGTTATAACAAAAACAGGGTTTTTTAGCGGAGATTAGAATAAGCTCTCTATTTCTGATAATTCCTTATAGTAAGCAGGGGGGATGTTTACCATCCTAATATATAAGGAAGGAGGATTCTTTTATGGATAAACGATCTAAAAAGACCTTTAAAACTCGTATAGAGCGCAGAAAATCAGAAAAATACCAACGTGCCTTTAAATTGTTTTTGAAAATAATAAAAGGTTATACACTTCTGAAAGGAGGAGTAGCTCTTTCACTCACTATTTTGAAGTTTTCTGATTTTATAGTGTTAGTCATTACTGACTTAATTGAAACACTTTATTCTAATCTCTATTATTTGAAAGAGCGTACTACTTATGGATTATACAACTACAAAATTATATGGAATAACTACAAAAAAACATTTGTCCTACATATTAAAAATAGATCAAAAGGTTCTAATGAATATAGAACCTCTTTTTTGTGCTGACTCCTTTACAAAAACTAAAAATGAAAAAACGAGAACCTTTTTTAACCCAGATATAACTCAACGAAAAGTACTCAACCGAATTAACCATTATTTGCAGCAAA is a window encoding:
- the coaA gene encoding type I pantothenate kinase, whose protein sequence is MDDKMNYYPISRKEWQGFYHNGKAPLTEEELEDIKGFNDQISLQDVQDIYVPLTHLIHLYMKEFESLTVSKGLFLHEYVPVPPFIIGIAGSVAVGKSTTARLLQLILSRTFKRRNVQLITTDGFLYPNKVLEAKGIMDRKGFPESYDMEKLIDFLNQVKNSQEEIKAPLYSHSVYDIIEGEYEVIQQPDILIVEGINTLQLPANQQIYVSDFFDFSVFVDAEPKLIEKWYLERFGALLDTAFLDPDNYYYQYAIGNRDDAFAMAKEVWKTVNLKNLEEYILPTRGRADIILHKTENHIIDEIFMRKY
- the guaA gene encoding glutamine-hydrolyzing GMP synthase translates to MTNVADLTTVEKIIVLDFGSQYNQLITRRIREFGVFSELLSHRITADEIREMAPKGIIFSGGPNSVYDENAFSIDPEIYELGIPILGICYGMQLMMHNLGGKVEPAGNREYGKSELSLLIPDSPIFKGTPEKQIAWMSHGDLVAAIPDSFETVATSADCPFAAVQNTDRNLYGVQFHPEVRHSEYGNDLLRHFTFDICHCEGDWTMGNFIEMEINKIREQVGDKKVLLGLSGGVDSSVVGVLLQKAIGDQLTCIFVDHGLLRKGEAEQVMDSLGGKFGLNIIKVDAKDRFLDKLAGVSDPEKKRKIIGNEFVYLFDDEATKLDGIDFLAQGTLYTDIVESGTETAQTIKSHHNVGGLPEDMQFELIEPLNTLFKDEVRALGIELGMPEALVWRQPFPGPGLGIRVLGEITEEKLEIVRDSDAILREEIANAGLDRDIWQYFTVLPGIRSVGVMGDGRTYDYTVGIRAVTSIDGMTADFARIPWDVLQKISVRIVNEVDHVNRIVYDITSKPPATVEWE